The Oncorhynchus tshawytscha isolate Ot180627B linkage group LG12, Otsh_v2.0, whole genome shotgun sequence genome includes a window with the following:
- the LOC112263947 gene encoding cyclin-dependent kinase 2-associated protein 1-like, whose protein sequence is MTPRHHYRNLDAARSSSGSQVPQSKYAELLAIIEETHYLPREFSSVIVTAVYIPLRLTPQRIIHARGLIRECLAETERNARL, encoded by the exons ATGACTCCGAGACATCACTACAGGAACCTGGATGCAGCAAGG AGTTCAAGTGGAAGTCAAGTGCCTCAGAGTAAATATGCAGAATTGCTAGCCATTATTGAAGAG ACGCATTACCTCccgagagaattctcttcggtcaTCGTCACGGCCGTGTATATTCCCCTCAGGCTGACACCTCAAC GTATCATTCACGCCAGGGGGCTTATACGTGAATGCTTGGCAGAAACCGAGAGAAATGCAAGGCTCTAA
- the rilpl2 gene encoding RILP-like protein 2, with protein MEELSESSPALAFEKEAFELTVEDVYDISYVIGRDLLKISTTGEEVSDLQFKIVRVLEMFETLVNKYNLSLEELKMERDNLKSELDRIVTESSAGQEAQTLGPNKLVVDLKDPNRPRFTMQELKEVLQERNQLKAQLLVAQEELQLYKSGMLPQGEQAMVEVDLVSPPPSKPVPDTTDESKEEEPNEGMTTIRKLFSFRRK; from the exons ATGGAAGAATTGAGCGAGTCTTCACCCGCTTTGGCGTTCGAGAAGGAAGCATTTGAGTTGACGGTGGAAGATGTTTATGACATTTCATACGTGATTGGCAGAGATTTGCTGAAAATAAGTACTACAGGTGAGGAAGTCTCCGATTTGCAATTCAAAATTGTCCGGGTTTTGGAGATGTTTGAAACGTTAGTGAATAAGTATAACCTGTCATTGGAGGAGCTGAAAATGGAACGAGACAACTTGAAGAGTGAACTGGATAGAATCGTAACAGAAAGTTCTGCCGGGCAGGAAGCG CAAACACTAGGACCAAACAAACTGGTGGTGGACCTGAAAGATCCCAATAGACCACGCTTCACAATGCAGGAGCTGAAGGAGGTGCTTCAGGAGAGGAACCAGCTCAAGGCCCAGCTACTGGTGGCGCAAGAAGAGTTGCAACTCTACAAGAG TGGGATGCTGCCACAGGGTGAGCAAGCCATGGTAGAGGTTGACTTAGTATCTCCACCCCCTTCAAAACCTGTTCCTGACACAACAGATGAGTCTAAAGAAGAGGAACCTAACGAAGGAATGACCACCATCAGAAAGCT GTTTTCATTCAGACGGAAATAA